Below is a window of Thermogemmata fonticola DNA.
ATACTCCCCAGCCAATCTGCCGGAGCCAGTCGGGGAGCACCCAGAACTTGTCCGCCACAACCATGATCACGGCATAGGCCGCCGTCCAGGTCGCCACCAGCAGGACACCCAGCAGCAGATCATGAACGCGGATGCGGCTGACCGCCTCGGCCAACTGCTCTTCCACCACTGCCTGCGATCGCGTTCCGACCTCCGGCTTGTGTGCCGCTAGTGTGGACATCGTGGATTCTCCAACGAACTCGGCCCCTCACATCGTGCTACCGCATTCCGCAAGACCCAGCTAACTCATTATATTCGCTTGTCGGCGTTTATCCTTCCGACGATCCAGCGGAGCAAACCGTTTGAAATCGCCGCCCATTTCCCACGCCATCCCAAATCTGGCCCCTCCTCCTTCATCGGAAGGGAATTCGGTTGACCAAGGCCGTAAACTAGGTTTTTGGACCCCAGGCAAAGTCGCACGCATCGGCCAGACAACAAAATGCCCGACGGGCATGGAGGAAGATTGAGCCATGCTGAAAGGTGCAAAGGGAGCAGAGGCTAGAAAAGAGGTCAGTTCTTCGCTTTGTTCTTCTTCTCGGCTTTGGTCTCTTTTTCGGGAGGCAGATTTGGCGTGAGGCGATTGGAACCGAGAATGATGATATATTTGACACAGAGATCATCCTCGGTCACTTTCGCAGCCGGGATTTTGCGGTCCCGCATGGCCACCACTTCCACAATGGTACCGGGTGCTAAGTCAAACAGGGAAGCGGCGTAACCTGGGGCACCCGGCGGGGCGCGCAATTCATCCAACTCCTTGCTGCTATAGGACACCCGCTTGCCGTTCTCGTCGTATTTCGGGGGCAGACTCTTGAAGCGGATCAAGGACTCCGGTACCATCCGGAAATCATAGTCATGCTTCTGCTCTTTGAGAGTGACTCGCGGCGGATTCCGGGGCCGGTTGTTGTTCGGTGCAAACGGATTACGATAGTTGCCCCCGCGGCCAATCGGCGGACGCCGCACCCCACCTCCACCTCTCACCTGCGGCACATACCACGTCACTTGGATCGTCACCTGTTTATCATCCGCTTTGACCACCTCGCCCACCACCTCCCCCACCGTTACGTACCCGGAATAATCCGGCGCCTTTTTCGGGGGTGGCACCTGGGCGTGTACAGAGGGATCCCGTAACGCAGCAAGTGTAACGATCGCGCCTCCTAATACCCATGTTCCCACCACACGGCTGTGCATTGAAGCCCTCATGACAGCTCCCTCTCGCAAAACCCTGAGTGACCGCCCGCCGCTTCTCTCGTTACCGTTTCCGTGACATTTTCCGGATCATTCAGCCTCTCAACACTCACTCGCTCCCTGAAAAGCCCCAAGTCTGTGCACTGTCCTTTAGTGAAAACTTGTCGACAAACTTGTCCGAAATCCGATTCTCAAGGCTCTCTTCTTGGGTGGTGTCTACTAGTAATGGAATCTGTTTCTGAGGAAAAAGTTCCGCAAAATCCCGGCAGGGCACTGGCCTTTTTCCACCCCTCCCTCATCAGTCAATTCCGTACCCAATAGATCGCGTGGGAATAAGACCTCTCTGAAGGAACAATCCGAAAGGAACAACCCGAGGATGCCGAGGCAGAAAATGTCCGAGGCAAATACTGGAGGGAAAATGCGGCATGGCAGCCGACGGCAACTTTGGAAGGGGATAACCGAATCAGGCGGAGATTGCGGGGTATCCTGCTTCCGGACGGCCATCGCTGGCCCCCTGTGTCACTTGGAGTAGGAGACACCGTGAGTTATAATCCCGATAAGGGGAGTATTCCGTGGGGAGTTTGGAAGGCTGTAACGAGGGTCGAGCTGTGCCCCCACCCAATCGGCGGAACATGTCATCGGGCAGCGGTTCCGGCTCTTCCACCTCAGGTCGCCTGGAGGCTTTAGCGCAACAGGACCCGATCGATTTCGAGATCGAGTTTTACGAACGCCTGCTGAAGGCACTGCCAGATTTCGTGGAAGTCCTCCAGGTCCAATCGGAAAATTACCGGATTCGGAACCGGCAACAGGATGGCTTAGCCGTCGACCTGCGCTTGGCGGAATTACGGCCGCGCGATCCCCGCATTCATTACAACCTCGCCTGCCGATATGCGCTATTGCGGCAGACAGAGCAGGCTTTGCGAACACTTCGGCGAGCCTTGGAACTCGGTTATCGAGACTTCCAGTACTTGGAACAGGATCGCGATTGGGACCATCTGCGGCGAGACCCTCGATTTCGGCAGTTGATCCGGGAGTTCCGTTCTCAGGGCTAATAAGAGCAGCGGGGTGAACAGATGGCCGAGATGCCGTTATTTGCCTCGCCATCGAGCTTTGCGGCACGGGAGCAGTTTGCTCAAAAGCCCCGCGGCTTGGTCGATAAGGTGATGAGCGTGGCGGAGGCGGTCCGCCGCTTTGTTCGAGACGGCGACTACTTGGCTACCGGCGGGTTCGGCACCAACCGTATCCCTACAGCGGTCTGCCATGAGATTCTCCGCCAAGGGAAGCAGAATCTGTCGTTCGCGGGACACACCACCACTCATGATTTTCAGATCCTTTGTGCCGGGAATTTGATGGGCCGCGGGCAGACACTCCGCCGCGTGGATGCCGCCTACATTGTGGGGCTGGAGGCGCGCGGCTTGTCTCCCCATGCCCGGCGCGTCATGGAATCCGGCACCGTCGAAGTGGTGGAATGGTCCAACTACACTCTGGCCTTGCGTTACACCGCGGCGGCGATGGGTGTCCCCTTCCTACCCACGCACAGCCTGTTAGGCACCGATACGCTGACCCACTCGGCGGCCCGAATCATCACCTGTCCTTTCACCGGGGAAACCCTGGTGGCTGTTCCTGCTTTGTACCCCGATGTCGCAGCCATTCACGTCCATGAGGCCGACCGCTTCGGCAACTGCCGCCTCCGGGGTCCCTCCGTGGCAGATTGGGACTTGGCCCGTGCAGCCCGCCGACTCATCATCACCTGCGAGCGGCTCATTCCTGATGACGAAATCCGCCGCCACCCTCATCTGACCACCATCCCTTTCTTTTGTGTCGATGCTGTCTGCGAAGTCCCCTTCGGCAGTTATCCGGGAAACATGCCGGAAGAGTATTTCTCCGACGAAGAGCATCTCAAACTCTGGTTGGAGGTGGAGCGGGATGTCGAGGCCTTCCGGCAATTTCTCGAGGATCACATCTACGGCACCCGCGACTTTACCGAGTATCTGGAACGCTGCGGAGGTTTGCGGCGCCTACAAGCTCTGCGGCGGCGTGAGTTTCATTTGTCCCGAGCAGATCTACCTGCGGCAACGCGATGATCTCTCAGGCGTACCGGCCTCGAATGGTAGGAATCAAGTAATCGCGAAAAGCTGAGATGAAGTCATAGCGGGGGGCGTGTCCCCAGTCTCGCCGGGCGGCACTATCATCGACATCC
It encodes the following:
- a CDS encoding TPR end-of-group domain-containing protein encodes the protein MPPPNRRNMSSGSGSGSSTSGRLEALAQQDPIDFEIEFYERLLKALPDFVEVLQVQSENYRIRNRQQDGLAVDLRLAELRPRDPRIHYNLACRYALLRQTEQALRTLRRALELGYRDFQYLEQDRDWDHLRRDPRFRQLIREFRSQG
- a CDS encoding CoA transferase subunit A; its protein translation is MAEMPLFASPSSFAAREQFAQKPRGLVDKVMSVAEAVRRFVRDGDYLATGGFGTNRIPTAVCHEILRQGKQNLSFAGHTTTHDFQILCAGNLMGRGQTLRRVDAAYIVGLEARGLSPHARRVMESGTVEVVEWSNYTLALRYTAAAMGVPFLPTHSLLGTDTLTHSAARIITCPFTGETLVAVPALYPDVAAIHVHEADRFGNCRLRGPSVADWDLARAARRLIITCERLIPDDEIRRHPHLTTIPFFCVDAVCEVPFGSYPGNMPEEYFSDEEHLKLWLEVERDVEAFRQFLEDHIYGTRDFTEYLERCGGLRRLQALRRREFHLSRADLPAATR